The proteins below come from a single Microtus ochrogaster isolate Prairie Vole_2 chromosome 8, MicOch1.0, whole genome shotgun sequence genomic window:
- the LOC101986928 gene encoding olfactory receptor 494-like: MALQEEGRNHTAVTEFILLGLTDDPVLKVILFTIILCIYLVTVSGNLSTTLLIRVSSQLHHPMYFFLSHLAFTDIGLSSSVTPNMLVNFLVNQRTISYLGCFIQFSSAAFWGAIECFLLAAMAYDRFIAICNALLYSTKMSTQVCIQLVAGSYIGGFLNSSTFSLSFLTFVFCGPNRINHFFCDFTPLVELSCSYDSVLIVLDTFCAGSIVLITGFVIAVSYTYILITILKMRSTEGRHKAFSTCTSHLTAVTLYYGTVTFIYVMPKSSYSTDQNKVLSVFYMVVIPMLNPLIYSLRNNEIKGALNRQLHKKIFS, encoded by the coding sequence ATGGCTctccaggaggaagggagaaaccaCACTGCAGTGACAGAGTTCATTCTATTGGGCCTGACAGATGACCCAGTCCTTAAAGTCATCCTCTTCACCATCATCCTGTGCATCTACCTGGTGACCGTGTCTGGGAACCTCAGCACCACCCTTCTCATCAGAGTCTCTTCCCAGCTGCATCACCCCATGTACTTTTTTCTCAGTCACTTGGCTTTTACTGACATAGGCCTCTCATCTTCTGTCACACCCAATATGCTTGTCAACTTCCTGGTAAATCAAAGGACCATCTCATATCTTGGATGCTTTATACAGTTTAGCTCAGCTGCTTTTTGGGGGGCAATTGAATGTTTCCTTCTGGCTGCCATGGCTTATGATCGCTTCATAGCAATTTGCAATGcacttctttattcaaccaaaaTGTCCACACAAGTCTGCATCCAGTTGGTTGCAGGATCTTACATAGGCGGTTTCCTTAATTCTTccaccttctccctttcctttcttacttttgttttctgtggaccAAACAGAATTAATCACTTTTTCTGTGATTTTACTCCATTAGTTGAACTCTCCTGTTCTTATGACAGTGTCCTCATAGTTCTTGATACTTTTTGTGCTGGCTCCATAGTTTTGATAACAGGGTTTGTCATAGCTGTCTCTTACACATACATCCTCATCACCATCCTGAAGATGCGCTCTACTGAGGGCCGCCAcaaggccttctccacctgcaccTCCCACCTCACTGCAGTCACACTCTACTATGGGACTGTCACATTCATCTATGTGATGCCCAAGTCCAGCTACTCCACAGACCAGAACAAGGTGTTGTCTGTATTCTACATGGTGGTGATTCCCATGTTGAACCCCCTCATTTACAGCCTCAGGAATAATGAAATTAAGGGTGCTCTGAACAGACAGcttcataagaaaatattttcttag